From a region of the Fischerella sp. JS2 genome:
- a CDS encoding septal ring lytic transglycosylase RlpA family protein — MILFGLLWATSWIGSFLSLNQSLPPSIASTVDSTKVSANLGKLVSKSHTFFMQPKQPVKFWTTTLLPTRFLKIDWGDKAAKPTINKSSNALKVKAKSSKNQFCSSLQVTEIRQPSVKSVSNLSAATFIEATSTQPAFLADKILRSLHNFFHFSTSFESLFSSSSGLPVSVVHRDESNYEVWVNNRLIANLPNRLQAILMQQRLRRLLQSSNLNALQLQPALVDGVPALMAGNRYLFGINKQITQKANRSGELLAIEWTNNLRTAISAPTLSLVEGQLEMYGLKPSQKKIYGLASWYGPFFHGRLTANGEIFNQNELTVAHKSLPFNTFLKVTNLQTGKAVIVRVNDRGPYIPPRSLDLSPVAARCINSEVAGVVPYEAVILQSNKAKMTLKNLNLNQKNQKPTKKLAIITDL, encoded by the coding sequence ATGATATTGTTTGGACTACTTTGGGCTACATCCTGGATTGGTTCATTTTTGTCGCTGAATCAAAGCTTGCCACCAAGCATTGCATCAACAGTTGATTCGACAAAAGTTTCTGCCAATTTAGGTAAACTGGTTAGTAAGTCTCATACATTTTTTATGCAGCCAAAGCAACCAGTAAAATTTTGGACGACGACGCTACTACCTACACGTTTTTTAAAGATAGATTGGGGAGATAAAGCAGCAAAACCTACCATAAATAAATCGTCAAATGCTTTGAAAGTAAAAGCTAAAAGCAGCAAAAATCAATTTTGTTCTTCCCTCCAGGTAACTGAAATTCGACAGCCTTCTGTCAAAAGTGTCAGTAATTTATCAGCCGCTACATTTATAGAAGCAACTTCAACTCAACCAGCTTTTCTAGCAGATAAAATCTTGCGATCGCTGCATAACTTCTTCCACTTTTCCACTTCTTTCGAGTCTTTGTTTAGTTCTTCATCAGGTTTGCCAGTGAGTGTGGTGCATCGTGATGAAAGTAATTACGAAGTTTGGGTGAATAACCGCTTGATTGCAAATTTACCTAATAGATTGCAAGCAATTTTGATGCAACAACGATTGAGACGATTGTTGCAGTCATCTAATCTCAATGCATTGCAACTGCAACCAGCATTAGTAGATGGCGTACCAGCATTAATGGCAGGAAATCGCTATCTATTTGGCATTAACAAACAAATTACTCAAAAAGCCAACCGTAGTGGTGAATTATTAGCAATTGAATGGACTAATAACCTACGTACGGCGATAAGCGCACCGACATTATCACTTGTGGAAGGGCAATTAGAGATGTATGGTTTAAAACCCTCCCAGAAAAAAATCTATGGCTTGGCTTCTTGGTATGGCCCATTTTTTCATGGTCGCTTAACAGCAAATGGTGAAATATTCAATCAAAATGAATTGACAGTTGCTCATAAATCTTTGCCTTTTAACACCTTTTTAAAAGTGACTAACTTGCAAACTGGCAAAGCAGTAATTGTGCGGGTAAACGATCGCGGCCCTTATATTCCTCCTCGCAGTCTAGATTTGTCACCAGTAGCGGCTCGTTGTATCAATAGTGAAGTAGCCGGAGTTGTACCCTATGAAGCAGTGATTCTACAATCAAATAAAGCGAAAATGACTCTCAAAAATCTGAACCTAAATCAAAAAAACCAGAAACCTACTAAAAAGCTGGCAATTATCACCGATTTGTGA